The DNA sequence TTCCCAAAGCTGAATGGAGTGACCTGGAGAACATGAGGACACCCTAATTCACCTGTTAATAAGAGATAAAGAACATGTACATACCCTTCCTATAGGTTTTCCTCAAGTCCATACTTGCTTTCTTTCAACACACCTTGGATATGCCAGCTGTCCTCTCTTACACTGTACTTGAAATAAAGTTGTGCCAGATTCTGCTCCAAAATGGTTCTGTTTGCAGTAAAATCCAACATAATCCCCATGGTAAAAGTAAACTTGGTCTGCATAGAATGCTTGCAGGAGcacattatttttctccatttcagtTTTTGACAAAATACATGGCTCTAAAAGAAAAGACTTGATCAGTGCTAATAAACTGATTATTTTTGGAACAGGATATTTTGATCAGGCTACACTAAATCTGTAAAGTATTTCCTATTGTCTTATTATACTGCAGGCATATCGTAgtttaaggaaataaaaaatccacCAGATGAGCTTAACTTGCTTCTATTAAAACTTCCATATGTCACTTAAGACACtgaaattgagatttaaaagtTCTAGCTGATAATactatatttataaattataagtATCTGATTTTAGAGAgaactggggttgttcagcctggcaaAAAGAAGTATCTAGGAAGACCTCATTGCACCCTTCCAGAACCGAAAAGGGGCTTGTAAGAAAAATGAAGACACACTTTTCAGTAGTGACTGGAGCAGTAGGAAAGGAGGTTTCAAACTAAGAGAGGGTAGATTCAGCCTAGACATAAGGAAGACATTACCACCAGTGAGAGTGGTAAAACACTGGAactgttttcccttttcccagaaaggcagtggctgccccattcctgggaacatccaaggtcaggctggacagggctctaGCAACCCTGCCCGTTGCAGGGGATTGGACTAGATGGCCCTTACAGGTCACTACCAGGCTGTTCCTTGAGGCTATGAATTATATAGAGAAATAAGTGCTTCTTTATCTTATTTATCACACCTACCTATACAAACTGGTGGTGAAGTCCAATGTCCTTCAGAGCAGTAGATTTTCTCAGAGCCTTGCAGAAAATGATAGTCAGAGCAAATATAGTGAACTGAAGATCCACTGTCAtactggggcagtgctgggagagtAAGAGCTCCATTTGCAATAGAGGGTGGAGAGCTGCATTTTTCTGTAGCAGCTGCAAtaacagtaaaaacatttgaaTAAGAAGAAACTAACAAACTGACAACTTTATCTAAATAAAGGTTTTCTTTGAACAGCTCTCTTTCTACAGAGCTTTCAGTTTCCTGAGCTCAGAGAAGAGCTTCCCCCTCCTTTCTACAGCTTTGCCCAGAAAAGGAAGGTGCATCACTTTTCCAAACTTGGCTATATTCAACAATATATTTGCCTTGTGCATATGTATTGTTGAAGACTAAACACTGACTATTTCAACAGACTCCAGGCCCACactaaaagcaaagcaaataatttctaaatagGTCTAAGAttgattaattaaaaatgcaattaaaaaaaatattgctttacCTTGAATAACACATTTTGGATATTTCAGTCTGCCATGGTCACACTGTGTCCTCCCAGGAGATGGAAAGGCAGTCTGGAGGAAACCATATCCCTGTTTACATTCAAACTCTATGAGATCTCCATGTAGGAAAAGTAATTCTTCCCGTCTCCATTTCAATGTTAAATTGTTGCTGTCCATATCAGTTACATTAAGAGTACATGGTTCTAGGGattaaaagtgtattttaataaaaagccACCTTAACTGACTTCTTAGCTCACTTTTGTAGGAATGAAGAAAGAGAACCCCAAGTCAATAATTCTAAAATGCTTCTGAATTTTGCAAGACAAAGAACTACAGATGCATGAAAATATGGAAAGAAGCGGTCTGAAGtgacaacaaaaaccaaacacatgCAAAAGGAATGGATGCTTTCTGACAGGTTCTTAAAATCCAGTGCCAGCATCACACTGGGGAGTGTAGCTTTCCATTAGAAGAGTAACCTTGTTAACTTCTGAAACCACTGTTCAATGTCAATAAAGCCTAACAGAGGGTCAcctacaaaaataaatttctacaAGTTCCATGAGAATCACTGGCTGATAAAGACCCTTAATTGATGCTTTGCTGAGGGAAAGGCAAAGAGAACTCAGTTACTGGCAGTCTGGTGGCAGCAGTGTAACACCAAATTTGCATGGAATTTTCCTGAAGCTAACATCAGCATGTGTTCTTTCTCGTCTGATTAGGTAAGTGTTGAAAAGAAATCTCAGAAAACATGCAAAGGATGATGGGTTTATTTGGATACTCACAGGAAATGAGATTTCATTATTTCACAAGATTTGTTAAATTTGAGTATTGAGATAAAAAAGCTGACCCGGGCATTTCAGTCTAGATGAGATAACTTCTGTTCATTTACAAATATGCAATTAAAACTGAACTGATggtgtattttcattttcatggtACATCACAAACTAAAAGGTGAGCCAATTTACCAAAGGatgttaaaaaaattgaattatttcattagaggaaggaaggaaggaaggaaggaaagataAACAAACAACACTTGTTTGTATTTGTGCTAGCAATGGTAATTTTCTAGTGGGAGTTCTATACATTGTTTTGAGCAGCATACataaaagcagcacagaaaaatttaaaagtccAGGTCAGGATGAAACAGGATATATAAGGacacataataataataataaaaaaaaagcctgaaagtttaaaaacaaaagtccTAGAAGTCATTGCTAATTCTTTGTTAATTGGATCTAAAAGCCATTTTGGAACAGCCACACCATTCCTTCTAATCACCTACTGAAAGACAGGAAGAAATTAACTAAATGGACAATATGGAAGAAAGAAATTGGAGAATcctcacagggaacagggaTAGCTAAGTACTAGAATAGCTCACGAAGGAAACAGAGGAATCTATTTAATTGGGTGGTTTTAAGAACAGGCCAGAGGATACCCAGCAGGAGAGGCCtgctaaaaattaaattttggtTCATCCTCATATTTCTGGAATCTTTATCAactcaaaagagaaaagatggtaattaaaagattatttagatgttccttccattttcccctttttatattacatatgacaaaccttgtttttccttccaagaCTCACCTAAGCAGGTTGGTGGTTCTGTCCAGTTTCCATGGTTACAGTAAACAGTACTGGGCCCATCCAAAACGTGGTAATGCTGACAACCATATTCTACCCAGGAACCGTTTTTGTAACTTGCCAATAATGGGCCCAGGACACCACCATTTTTAATCACAGGTGGAGAGGCACAGTCTTGCTGCGCTTCTGATATGGGATAGAGAGAGAGGCAATTAAATCTTGATTAGATTACAACATTGTTAACACTCATTGAAGTATCAGACCAATACTAGACTGagtgaaaaaaattgcaaacaaATAGAATATAAAccaatataattatttttccaagtttcattttcagaaactCTACACTTGCCTTTCTGAATTGCAGACATGGATTTTATTTCCCTCTATGCTTTACATATATGCCTACTTTTGGCCCTTGCTGGTTTACATTCAATACATATTAGTTCTTTTTATGTGACTTAGACCATCTTATTTATTACTTGAAATGTTTCATCCATGTGTGGTtcaaaaaagccaaaagaaCCCACATTGGAAGTAATAAACAAAGGAGCAACAAAATACTAATGAATTTGTATGTCCAAAAAATACTAAAGGGTacaaaatgactgaaaaaagtAAGTGCtctgtataaaataaaattataaatacagaGCAGACTTATTGGTGTAATTTAGAAATAAGCAGCAATGACCTTTTATTTATTGGCTACATTGACATCTGTAGCCCATGCAAGTATTTGCAAGAATATGGAACTGTCCCATAGCAAAAGAATAAAAGTAGTCATAAAATGCCTATAACTGGATTGGAGAGTCCCTATTAAATAGAAGAGCAATGTTCACCTACTCATACCTTCATTGTGATGTGTTTGGCTTGTCCTTATTTTTGCATCTGCCTCGAGTGGTGGTGGTGCCCCAGATTCTTGTTTATCCACAGTTCCTGTAATCATAGCAGAGACCCAGAACCAGTTTTCACAGAAACAgctcattttaaaatactaaaacaGACAGATATGATGTACTGTAAAATTTAAtaatcccagttttccatggGAGATGTCACAGGTGGCAGCTGAATTCACCTAGCTCATCCTTTTTAATCTGGGAATCATGGATTGCCTGCAAAATAAGCACAGCTTTGCCTCTCAAGCCTTTTAACAGAGGAAGTATAGCAGTTTTGCAGATACAGAAACTGAGACTCTCCAGAATATTAAGGCATGGGTTGAATAATCATTTCAGTTCAGTTGtcagccttcacagaagtacTCACTAATACAGATAGAAGGTGATGTCCACTTTCCTCCTTCACACTGGATTTCTTCAAATTCTTTCCTTCCCAAGGTACACTGTACATGAACTTTGTCCCCATTATGATATATTCTTCTGTTTGTGCTTATATGGCCATGATGGAATGGTAGTAGAggacatttattttttacatctgaaaataaaaaattgcataTTGTTTTCTCTCTTACCAAAACCAAGTACACAGTTAAGCTCACCATACACAATACAAGCCTTTCACTCAAAAGGCTTTTTTGGCTAGGCCAGAGTAATTCTTCATAAaattttctcaattttcttAGTACAATAGGAGGCCTGAACAAACAAGTGACTTTTCATTccacaaatataaaatataagtacTGTGTCATTGTACTTCTATAAACAAATTTGTAATTTCTCCACAGAGACTtaataaaatgttctttataGGACACCAGGAAATAGAGATTTCCCATACCCTCCATTCATATACTATTTAAAGCAGAATATGTATTAATTCTAATGCTACAGAAGAAGCGATAATCATAGCCCATTTCTTATCTCTAAATAAAGTTTGTGACTACTGTATCCTCAAAAGTAAATTTGGGCCTTGTTTTCATCCTCCAGAGCATCTCCACCTTCTCTGCACTCTCTCAAGAAAAGTGCCTGCTGTGTCATGAGAATAAACACAGGGTTGGAGTGTAAGCTGTAGTAAAGTTTtgtgctgctttctgctttgtTCTATATCTCAGCTGGTTCACCTTTCATTATTTTGGAACTTTCTTTACTGAGACTCTCCATTATCCCCCAGTGACTGAGGAAGTGCTGGTAATCGCTAAAGGTGTGTTTCTGTCCTCAGGACAATCTTTTAATTAATTCTGTTCAAAACAAGTACAGGTTGGGGTGGCTGTACAACTCCGAAAAGTACTACATGCTTTGGAGAACCTTGTTACAAATTCTATTTTAATGCCTCTCAAGAGGTACATCCCCATCCCACAAGGCAGGATTAAGAAGGCGTGATTAAACCTTCAGGTATATTCTGAACACAGTTTATTGAGCTTCAGGGTCTTAAAAATTCCCTGTAACTGTTGATTCCTGCTTCTCCAAGACACAGTTTGAGAGAAGCAACAGTAAGAGGCAGTATCTGCTCTGCTGTTAGAGTTCACTGAAATGTAATTCCAATTACCATTGCCTCCCTTTCTGCTACCTTGGCTCCTTTTCCTTTGACTAATACTTGATTTACATTTGGGCTACAAGCTGATACAAactctgatttttctgtttttgcattcataaaatgttaatttcttcaAAGAAGGTTAAAGCTTTCCTCCAAGAATTTTACGCAGTTAAACTATAAAAACAGGATACCTTCACACACTGGAGGGTCTGGATACCACCCAAAATTATAGCATTGAATTAAGTCAAATCCAGTGACAGAATAATGTTTGTCACAGAAAAAGTGAACCACATCTCCTTCTTCATAGATTTTCTTCACAGGATAGAAACCTCCATGAGCTACTTCACTCAAAGTGGAGCAAGTTATTCCTgggaagaaaacacagcagtgaaagTCAATTGAGGAACGCTCCTTCCACCAGCTGATGAAAGAAGCCTCTTTGCCAATTTTTATGTATAGAGTAAATCAGTTTTCAGAGAGGATGACATACTGGTGCAGCTGGGGGTGAGGGCCCATCCATGTGCAAGGCACAGCGCTGCCTCAGAGGCGTTCCCTGCCGCAGTGCGGTATCCCTGCTCACACCAGTACCACAGTGTCCCGTTCAGCTGCACCTCCTGCATGGCTTGAGAGTAGCTGCCGTGATGTAGCCTGGGCACCTGGCATGATTCTCAACAGAAAAAAGCACAGGCATGATGTTAACTGCTCTTTTTGTTGTGAGTATTCCAAAGTTTCCTTTAGATACACCTTATAAGTGCCCATATCCCAGGCAAAATCTTGGCAAATAACAAAACTACATATACAGTTGCTGGCACAAGCTTTCCACTTGTCATTTGGAACAGAAAGTTTGTATAGCAATGGATTTATTTGAAACAGTGTGATTTTATCTCTACTTTTATTCATTTTACATGTGTCATGTTTACATACCTTTACAAATGCACAAAACCAGCAGCATGTGAAACCTGACAAGTTTTCCCCCAGAGGTACAGCTGAGAATCTGCTTTAGGAGCACTCAAATGACAGCCTGTCATAGGCAGTTCGGCCCTACAGGTGCAGCAAGGACAGTGCAATTATATACATCTCCAATAgattagaaaagagaaaaatgcagaatacTACCAAGTTTTTTAGTACAGCTTGGCTGGAAGGACCATCCTTGTGGTTGACACTGCACTGCATCTTCAGTAGCACCACTTGGGGTGTGGTAGCCCGGATTACATTTGTATTGCAATTTCTCATGGATTTTGAAGTCTATTTCAGTACTGTAAAAAGAGCCATTTTCCAAAAGAGGCCTGGTGCATTTTCCTGAAGGAAGGACAGCTTGTTTAGAAAGTAAGAatggaatattttgttttcctgtaagCAAAATAAAGGGTTTGTAGCTGCACTGATCTAATTTGATTTTCTCACCCTATAGAAGAAACTCTGCTCCAATCATCAAACAATACATCAGACCACCAGTAACCACATGGAATACAGCCAAGGAATCTAGAGCTAGGGAGACTCAAGAAGTTATACATCTAAAGGAAAACTAATAGTTTTCCCAGACTAAGAAAACTGGAAATCTTTATattcatgtaaaaaaaataaatgcccttaaaatatgtattattgTAAAAATATTCCATATATAAACCTATGCAGTCTCGACATAAATGACTGCATGCTGTACATTTTATCTCTTCTGTTATGCAGCTCCTTTTCCTCTATGTCCCAGGAAAACCAGCCAGGAATGTTCCTGCTGGAAGCAATGAGATGAATAAAGCTAACTCACTGTAGCATCGTGGCACTGGACACCATCCTTTTGCTGTACAAGTTATTCTTCCATCTTGAGTCCCGCCTTCAGTTGTGTAACCAACCATACAAGAATAggagagcttttttcctttacGCATAGGGAAATAGTAACTTTTGAAACTATAATAGTACTGGGCAAGGTTTCCATTTTCTATCTGTGGCAAATCACAAGGTATATCTGCAAAAAGATCAATATATTTCCCACTAAAAATTTCAGCCCAGATATGAATGTTTTTGCATCAATTAATCTAGTATCAGTGTGACTGATTCAGGCTTTCAAACAAGAATAAAATTCTGAATACTTACAAGCATGAAGGGCCTTTTAAGACCTGCTGAAATGAAGACATACTACAATTTCATCAGCTTTTACTCATAGGGTTCACAAGAATATCAGCTGTAGAATAAAACCTCCTAATGTGAACAAGGCAAAACTGATGCAGGACacctttattttactgttttgcCCAGAAGCATGAGAACACTTTGCTGCACAAACACACCAATGCCTACTGTAAAATTCAGTGATAAGTATGAGGATTAGTAGTGCCTCAGCTCCTCAATTCAGGAAATGTTACCAGAAAAGTAGGACAAGCTTCTAGGAGGCAATATAGGAGTTAGGCTTGCTTAAGAAAGGGAATTTAAGAACAGTCaacagaaaaggaacaagaaatggagactgaagaaaaaacaagtgaaatagcaattaaaaaaacaccaaacaatcCCCAGTACTAGGAGAAAACCTTTTTAAAGAGTAGTGCTGAATATGACATTAGGTTACttaaagaaaccccaaaataacaaaaccaaaacaaaaaacccaaaaacaacaaccGAAAGAAGAAATCAGTGCTGAAAAAAGGGATAGAAAAGGCAAGACTACTCCAGATAACTTCTGCAGGTTCCACTTAACTTCCACAGTTTTGCTTTgtaacaaagagaaaatatttcaatccCCAAGACACTTCaatatataaaatgttttaatagtaaaaaattcaatttatgTAAGTGCCTCTACACAGCTAagacatttttaaaggaatttcttCTGAAGTCTGAACATTTCAATATTAGTTTTGAGGCTTTGACAGGAATCAGTGACAGCTGAATTGTGACCACCAGCCATGTCACAAAagaatgtatttaaaattaaaaaagtgtTTACTCAGTAAAGAGATGAAAGACATCACATTTAAGCTACCAATACTGCATATTCTAGATTCAATGTACAATAGAATTCAGTGTATTTACCTTCTGCAAAGAGTTTGCCTGAACACACCATAACTAGGAAgataaaatagcttttaaatcTCATCTTCATTACTGTCTCCAGCTACAGTTTCCACTACCTGTGAAAACTCCCTAAGTATTACTTTTGTAAATAATTAACTGAATTTTCAAAGGTATTCAACAAATGCCTTAATGTCTGTGGTATTTTGTAACAAGTTAATTCACCAGTAAAactattttcatttatattagTTCTCCAAATACCTTAGCACTAGACTGGCAGGATTCTACTTCCATTTGACACACTTTGCCATCTGTAATTTATCATTTTACAGTGAAATCAGGCAATGAGCTTATGGAACAATTTAAACTTGCTGATCACTGTGCCCCTCACAACCTCCAGAGTCCCAAGTTTAAAGGGCGTTCTGTTATCAGATTATTTACCTTGGCTGAAATCAGAGGAAAAGATAACTCCCCCATCCTCCAGCCTAGACCCTGAGTAAACCAGGCAGTTGCATGAttttggagtttctttcaggaacaACATAGCCACTATTATTATCTGAGTTGTGTTGAATATAGCAAGCcacttccaaatatttttttaaacaaaacaaaaaaaacttaaCCTTATTTACAGTCACCTCACTAATAGCTGTCAGTTGATTTAGCATCATTAGAGATATAATGCCTAAATTTGGGAATAGGCGGGTGTAATTTTACAGTTTGCATTATCTTAGCCTTTCTCTAAGAAAATGCAGTTCTGAGAACACAGAAGAGAACAGAATGAACAGGGATGCTGTGATGAACACAATCTATTCAGCCAGAGGAGATGCATGCTTGTATGTATGGCTCACTTGATGATAGTAAGAAAAAACTTAGACATCATCTCCCTTAAACTGTCAGGTCAGATTTTCTGAATTCACCCTTACAACGTCCTGTTGTTCCACCACTATCTTGCATTGTTtacaaaacagagaaattatattttcttttcttgctgcCACACGTGATCCTTTAAGACATTAGTAAAGTAGATTCAAGCTCCCCCAAACCAGCAAGTTTCAAAATCCACAGTCCAAGCATCCCTTTCAAAGTCTTTAGATCAGGCATTACTGAAATTACAAATGGAATTTTAATAGAATTCTACAATATCTAATCAGAGTGAAGAATCCCATGCTATTTGTAATATTCACAGTTGTGTGACAACAACATATTGCCAGTGAAATTTCCAGTAAAATCCAGTGAATAGATTTTATTGTACAATTGCTTTTGACAGTAGTACAAAATAGGGTTTCAAAACTGTATGCAATATGAAAAGTTACCAAAAAATGTTAACGCCAAcctaaaaaaacattttcaagggTAGTTTAACActtatttgcttttttcaaAATCATTTATCCATTTACTACATACATACTGTACAAATACATCTTCCTATACATCATTTACATTTCAGAAGCAGGCAATGCCAAGTGTGTCCATCACCATCACAATTGCTTGCAGAGGATCCACGACTTCTTGCATGTTATCTCTTCTCAAGACCCAGTCTGGTTTAATCCTGTGAAAAGATTAGTAGCTTGGATTAAAAGATTTCAATGtcacagcagaaataaaagacTAATTTTTAAGCACTTACCTTGAAACTGTTTTTATTCTTAGAGGAGTAACTGGAACAGAGCAGCTCCCACCTAAGGCAGTGCTTGTTTTCTGCTTCATAAGTATTCTCTCTGCATCCATCCTGTGTTTCCGAGCTGTGAGTTTAAACAGGCTCTGGATGCAAGAAACAGTTCTTGGCATGCCTCGGATTTCCTGAGGAAAGGTGAAAACAGCACACAGTCAATACTGCAAGTTCAAAAGCAGCTTAAATCAAGAAAATATGAGTGTGTTCACCATCttgtaaatgtgttttttttaaaccaatgTTTAGTCAAAATTAATATTACAGTCATAACGGgtatgggagagaaaaaaaaattacaaacacCACTAAAACATGCGAGAAAAGTatgttaaattaaattattaaaccCAAAACATTGAGGTCTTACCAAAGCTCTTTTTGAGTCCTTTGAGAGGATGGCCAGCAAACAACAGGTCTTTGTGAAAATGCTTCCTCCCTTCTCTGAAACTTTGTCTCCAGCTTTGCCTCTGTACATTTGCAGTAGGTCTAGTAAAGTATCTATAGAATTTTCAGCTTCATAAACAGCTTGAGTAGTTCTTTCATACTGTTAAACaataaagaggaaagaaagtTTCGTGATAGACGGATCTTTAAAATATCCTTAGTTTACAGGGTACTACTTAGAGGTTagaggaaaaagcaaagctCATATTCTCCCCTAGAATAAATTTGTAACTGAACTGGTATCCAAGCAATACAAATTGCTCCTGTATTTACACAATCATAACAGACTATAAAAAGGTGCCTTTTGTGCTTCCTCCCTTGTTTAGAAACCCATAGAATCcgattttacatttaaaataaattaattagaataatttcagagaaatttaaaaatactcatGGTACCTTGCAATGCCTTAAAAgccatgaaataattttttcaccaaaaaccTCCATATAACTGTTACAAGGTAAATAAATAACTGGTTTCAAAATAACAGTGCAAAATCAGAACCTATTTTTATTCAAAACTACTACTTTTGTTGTTCCAGATTTATTCAGAAATGTTGTGGATAAACAAGTACTGCTTGTGGAGTAGTAGCAGTAGTAGCCTACTGCTTATaaacctgcaaaagaaaatattcaagttACCTTTGAAACATTGAGTAGAACCTGAACTGAGTATCTGATCACATCCATGCATGGAACACTACGGTTGCAGTTTCgaatcagaacaaaaatactgaagattgctctgctctgggccatATTCTCACAACacagtggggacagcctggTAGCCACTTCTAaaacaattaaagaaaacaaatagagAAAAGTCTGAAGTTCAAGCAAAATAATTGTAAGCCAGgattttctcaatttttaagTAAAAGTGAAAGTAAAACTGCAATTATTAAGTGTTTCTAAagcaataattttaatattccaGACTAAAAATTAAGTAGATGATCCATAAAATGATCCATAGAGAACATATACTGATAGTAAAAATGGTAATAAACTTATGTTAGGTATAGCACTACTAGAGCTGATGGGAAATTAGAGCAATCATACAGGATTTCCTATCTCTACATAACCATTCAAATATTGTTCTTAAATCAATAATCTAATTTTAGTCTGGAAAACCCTCCATTATACCCTCCAACACTCACATTTTATGGTCATGCAGAAAGCCTAAATATTATGAACTCTCCTCAGCTgaaaaaatccagtttttataattctgaaaaaacagttataataaaacaaaatactgaCCAAGATGCTTCAGTGCTGCAAGAATGTAGGAGAGATGTTTGTATTTTAGAAGGTGGTCAATTGCAATTGCAGTTCTGTTGcccagtttgttttcttctctgctcttttCTTTGGCCTTTTCTAAACTGCGTCTTAAAGCTCTGGTTTTTGCTGTGTCAGTCATTTTTCTCCAAGAATATCCCCTCCACAATGCCTACAGGAAAGGAATTCCACAAAGAGAAAAAGTTGTAAAGAAGAGACAAGACAACAGAACTTTCATCACCATTCCAAATCAGTTTTACACAAGTCTGACAAAGTACTGAATG is a window from the Poecile atricapillus isolate bPoeAtr1 chromosome 7, bPoeAtr1.hap1, whole genome shotgun sequence genome containing:
- the LOC131581245 gene encoding coagulation factor XIII B chain-like; translation: MKMRFKSYFIFLVMVCSGKLFAEDIPCDLPQIENGNLAQYYYSFKSYYFPMRKGKKLSYSCMVGYTTEGGTQDGRITCTAKGWCPVPRCYRKCTRPLLENGSFYSTEIDFKIHEKLQYKCNPGYHTPSGATEDAVQCQPQGWSFQPSCTKKLESCQVPRLHHGSYSQAMQEVQLNGTLWYWCEQGYRTAAGNASEAALCLAHGWALTPSCTRITCSTLSEVAHGGFYPVKKIYEEGDVVHFFCDKHYSVTGFDLIQCYNFGWYPDPPVCEDVKNKCPLLPFHHGHISTNRRIYHNGDKVHVQCTLGRKEFEEIQCEGGKWTSPSICIRTVDKQESGAPPPLEADAKIRTSQTHHNEEAQQDCASPPVIKNGGVLGPLLASYKNGSWVEYGCQHYHVLDGPSTVYCNHGNWTEPPTCLEPCTLNVTDMDSNNLTLKWRREELLFLHGDLIEFECKQGYGFLQTAFPSPGRTQCDHGRLKYPKCVIQAATEKCSSPPSIANGALTLPALPQYDSGSSVHYICSDYHFLQGSEKIYCSEGHWTSPPVCIEPCILSKTEMEKNNVLLQAFYADQVYFYHGDYVGFYCKQNHFGAESGTTLFQVQCKRGQLAYPRCVERKQVWT